Genomic DNA from Dioscorea cayenensis subsp. rotundata cultivar TDr96_F1 chromosome 1, TDr96_F1_v2_PseudoChromosome.rev07_lg8_w22 25.fasta, whole genome shotgun sequence:
CTTATTCGGTCGGGGATTTCATGTGCACCTTTTAAGACCATACAATAGCCTACCTCTGAATTTGTCATCTCCTTTTACTTTGTATGAGAATGTGTTGTAGAAATCTAACTAGGGTTGATATCCCTACGACTTTGACACATTTGGTCGCCGTTTCatttatttgtactttgaatGTGTGCATGATTTCTGAGTTTGCTCTGAATGGTACTTATGTAACTGAAGTTGATGACAAGAATTGGATAACTTGTCTGTAATTGTGGTGGCAGAATGAGATGGGTCCCTTGGATAGAGTTATTGTTGCAGTTAGGCAGGGGAACTTACTTGGGACAGCTTTTCACCCTGAGTTGACTGCAGACACTAGATGGTATAACTTGGCTTAACTCGGTTGACTTctaaatgaggtttttttttttttccttctaaaaTCTGGTTGCTGTTTTAAGTAATGAAGGCATCATTCATGCAGGCATAGTCTCTTTTTAAGAATGGGGGAGGTGAAGGGTGAAAGGAGTTTGCAGTGCGCATCTGCATCCAATTCAGATGACCCTGAAGGGAAAGGAACTCCTGATCTTCCAATATTTGAATGACTAGCAATAAAAGTAGGATTGTTATTAAGCAAAATTAATCATTCATTTATAGCTGGATATTAAAGATGCCATGCGTTGTTCTGTATGGCCTCATGTCATGGCTCAGCATATTTTTGTATGAGGTGGTGTACTAGCTTTAGAAATGGGCCTACTCTTCTGAATTACCAtctaaaagaataaatttattgtGTAAACCTTGGTTCGCATTTTACATGATATAATgatctttcatttattttgggGGTCTACTTGAGTCTTGAGTGAAGACTGGCCGGGTTCCAGACGTTGCGCTTATGAGCAGCTAGGTGCTTAATTGAGGCTTGGTCAGCTCACAGTTGGCGAGAGCAGCTAGTGTGTTTTTGGATGGTATGCATTTGGAATTTGGGGGCAAGAAGGTCAATGCGGGCAGGAAGTATGCTAATAAGTAATAATGGTCGTTAACGTAGATTACTCGTCCCAAGGCATCCTATCATAAGTGGTCCTACTCCTTGGCCACAAGTCgtattaaaaacacaaaacaaacaaacaaggaCAAATTTTACTTGTTGGGGATGAGGAGTAATGAAGCGTCTTAATTTCAGATAGATAACGAGGAGGTCAAAACGTAATGTATGCAGTATGCCAAACTTTTGTAGATTAGAAATAACGTGCAGATCCGTGGCCTGAGGAACCGGCCTTCCTCCAGTCCAAGACCACGTGATGAACGCATACGCGCCATTTACTTAAGCATGATAAAGCATTGTTTCACCGCTAATAAATCCACACTGCTGACAAGCTGAGCAAATATAATTAAGTGCATTGGGATTTGTGGAGCTGAGCTGTATGCGTGCAGTGACAGTGATAGTGCTTGCTTCAAGGGAGGGATGAGAGAGCAGAGAAGACTCTTCCACTCCATTAATTCCACCATCATTcctttgcataaataaataaacagcaAGAGCAGCAGGCAGGCCGCAGGCAGGCAGGCATTGTGAACGATTTCGCCATAACAAAAAGCATTGGTGCCGTGCAAGCGCAAGTGACTAAGGTAGGTAACAGGCGGTTGGGTTGTAGACTGGTGGTGACGAGATGGCGGGTGGTGGTGCTatggtgttggtgttggtgcTGGTGTTGGTAACGGCAGGAGGTGCATGGGCGGCACCTGAGAAACAAGCCAAGAAAAAAGGTGGTAAGGGGGCACTGGACCCGGCGTCGACCCACTACGTGGTTCTAGACCCCAACGAGAAGACGGGGCAAGAAAGGTTCTTCTGCCTGGCCAGGGGGAAGTGCCGTTGGGACATCATTGAGTGCCCTCCAGAGTGCCCACAGCGCAAGCCCAAGAAGGCCAGGCTTAACAAGGGCTGCTTCGCCGACTGCAGCAGCCGCTGTGAGACCACCTGCAAATGTACGTTACTGTTCTCATATTAattgtcttttttcttttctttctaatatttattataattaattaaattgatgataataataataactaatatcgACGTGCATTGTCTTGGGGGTCAGATAGGAAGCCCAACTGCAACGGTTATGGGTCGGTGTGCTACGACCCCAGGTTCGTAGGGGGAGATGGGGTAATGTTCTACTTCCATGGTGTGAAAGGGGCTGACTTCGCCCTAGTATCCGACGAGCGCCTCCAGATCAACGCCCACCTCATCGGCACAAGACCCGAGGGCAGGGCCCGGGACTTCACCTGGGTGCAGGCCCTCGCCATCATGTTCGAGTCTCACACCCTCGTCATTGCTGCCAAGAGGGTGGCAGTCTGGGACGACCACGTCGATGCCCTTGCTCTCCGCTGGGACGGCAGGGAGGTCCTGGTCCCCACCGACGGCGACGCCGAATGGAGGTCCGTGGATGAAGCAACAGCAGAAGACATAATTAGCAGCAACAAGGAGAGAGAGGTGGTGGTGGAGCGGACGGATGATGCCAACGCCGTCAGGATCATGGTGTCCGGTCTTGTGGAGATGGATGTGAAGGTGACACCCATTGGGGATGAGGAGAACCGAAGTCATGGGTACAGGCTGCCGGCTGGGGATGCCTTCGCTCACCTAGAGACCCAGTTTAGGTTCACTAAACTGACGGAGGAGGTCGAGGGAATACTGGGCCAGACCTATAGGCCCGACTACGTCAGCCCGGTCAAGAAGGGCGTAGCCATGCCCATGATGGGTGGCGAGGACCGCTTCCGTCTTCCCTCTTTGCTCTCCACCCGCTGCCCCGCCTGCTGCTTCCGTTACGTTGGACACCGAATCCTGGATGAGTCCGCAACCGTGGACGTGGCCCAGTACTAGATACTAGATAGTAGATACCCCCTGCTATTTACTATTGTTCCTCAATTAATCGCATCACTGTCTCCGCTCAAAAGCAACCAACCCAAAGACACTACTATTAAGTATTAACATCACAAGCTGAGCTGAAAGTACTACATCATTTGGTTCATCCGTATTCCCCAAAAcatccttatttttatttttatttatttttaaatttttaaattcaaaataaaagcaaaatgaCCAATTTATCCTTTCTTACTCAACCCCATGAGGGACGCGAGCTCTCAACTAGCGGCCGGCAATGGCTGAACCCTCTTCCCAGACCTCCTGGCACGGGTTCTCCACGCTCACCCGGCGCATGCAAGAGCTAACCCTCACCCGCAGAGATGGGGCTCTTAGTCCTCCCCAGACTCGGGTGAGCCCCATGAGTCTTGTGTCAGGATATTTTAGGTATTTTATTAGATACTTAATACAGTAAGAATTGGTTaagaatcttttttttaaaaaatcaatctcGAAAAATTTGAGAGGCTGAAAGATCCATATGAGAATAGGCAAGGACCTTATAGCAATTTTGCCTATTAATAATCCTCATACTAAGTATCTCTCCATCCTATTCTCTCTCCATCCGGTTTCTAATTTCCTGTATAACTCAGCAAGCAAAACACCAGGCTTTCCACACTTTGCGCTCTGAGATGGCTTCAATAAGATGTGCGCTGCAACACTTGGATCCCTAAAAATGATACGCTATGCCCAGCTCCACATTCCTTCTTGGACAGGGAAATCCTTATCTGCACACCAGATGCAAGGCACCAAAATATATCCGCACCACTCATAATATATGCGGCTCATATTCATGGTTTGCGATCCATTACACCCAATTGGCAGCGCCTTGACAACTGATTAAAACAAATCAGAGTCCTCcataaaacaatattttggTATATAAATTTCGTCAAAACTTTCATCCTTCCAGATGATGCAGAATTGACCCATTGGGAACCTGTGCCAGCCTGGTTGATTCCCAGCCATAACAACTCTGGATGATGAATTTGCATTCAATGTGTTTCTTgccaaagaaaatataaaagaaagagatATAGTTCAAACAGATAACAGAGAAGCCCATTCAAGCCCCACATCCAGATAGTTCTATTTGGATATTCCAAGATTCATTGAGTTTGTTTGATGGCCATAAGCGTCAGCCACAGATTAATCATTTCCTGATATTGGTATTGCTCTACTTCATGATGATCACAATCCCAATTAGGTACTCTGCACAAAATAAGCAGATGCACCTTTGATTTTTATGGGATCAGTTCAAATATACTCAAATTAATGCTGGTAGTAAATCATGCTGCAAATAATGTGGAGAAATACGTTGAAATATGAATAGATTCTTCCGGATGGAGTAGGGACTTTTACATGTGAGATATCAAGAAGAAACATGCTAGTAACTCCTGGTATATTACCATATCTTTTAGTATGTGAATCTTTTGAAGTCTGAGAATTCACGAGCTCTCATTCTGCTTTTGCCTTCAACGCATCTTCACCTCTCAATTTCTCAGGGATAAAATCTGAGCAAATGAGAAAAGCAGTGCTTCAGttataacatatatatcacATAACAGTGGATCCTCCTtaacaacttgtatcttcaacTAAAAATTACCTGAAAGGAACTCATACTTTTTCTCCTTGTATACAGTTGACGCTGAAACAAGAAATACAGAAATCATCAATTTTTGTTGGTTATCCAAAATCCCTAGATagaattgaaattttataaatcagAAAGAAGGAACTGAGTTGAGGCTTGTGATATGCACGTCCATTTTGAGTGCTATGGTAACAACAAGCAAAAGCAGGCCTATTCAATACCCCAGAGAGAGCTTCCCAAAATCTTTACTACAGATATATCCCTGAGCTAAAGAAGATTGCAGACAGATATATCCCTGAGCTAAAGAAGAttgcagagagagagagagagagagagagagagagagagtattcTTTTAGTTGATTTCAAATATTGTAGAGGGCTAAAATATTCTCTAAGACCATTAGTTCCAAATTGATTCCAAAAATGgcctattaatttaaaaaattggcattattttcctaatgttgtttctttttcaCTTGGCTTCTCTTCCTTCTCCTTTTGATAGAAagccttctttttaatttttacccATTCTTTATAGATTGAAGCCCCAGAACTCATTACCTTCTCCATGCACTTCTCCCCCTCCTTCTCCCATAATAAAAGGCTCTTCTGATTTTAAATTTGGTATAGGGGTAAATATG
This window encodes:
- the LOC120258978 gene encoding uncharacterized protein LOC120258978, whose translation is MAGGGAMVLVLVLVLVTAGGAWAAPEKQAKKKGGKGALDPASTHYVVLDPNEKTGQERFFCLARGKCRWDIIECPPECPQRKPKKARLNKGCFADCSSRCETTCKYRKPNCNGYGSVCYDPRFVGGDGVMFYFHGVKGADFALVSDERLQINAHLIGTRPEGRARDFTWVQALAIMFESHTLVIAAKRVAVWDDHVDALALRWDGREVLVPTDGDAEWRSVDEATAEDIISSNKEREVVVERTDDANAVRIMVSGLVEMDVKVTPIGDEENRSHGYRLPAGDAFAHLETQFRFTKLTEEVEGILGQTYRPDYVSPVKKGVAMPMMGGEDRFRLPSLLSTRCPACCFRYVGHRILDESATVDVAQY